Proteins from a single region of Funiculus sociatus GB2-C1:
- a CDS encoding ABC transporter substrate-binding protein, which produces MSYTPDWTRRKFLEGMGATAAGMALSSCAISGDRSAKGLTEEARAIKQIVNPGDLEKSDITVGYVPVNDCAPFAIAWKKGFFRKYGLNVKLVREASWATSRDGLIFGRTDAAPVVSGAVTNARIGAEGARHAPMCAAMVIHRHGNAMTMNKAMWDFGLRPWHEYQQQYGDRALEEFGKQFRAYFDSQPPEQRVWAVVLSSSIYEYFVRYLSAAAGVDPLKEFRVIIVPPPQMVSNVRIGAMQAYMVAEPWNTRAIYEKATTGEQGIGFTFAQGKEVWLGHPDRLLGVMEDFINKNPKTYNSLVKAMIEACQYCSKPENRQEVATLLTERSFTGAKPKKGPVDKFTRPAIMGEYNYGGFDGKDRTIKSTDGTIFFDIPNGIPKEPGEHSTFLWRSRSIWLMTQAARWGQIKEFPKNAEQLASKGWRTDLYRNIAAEMGIECPKDDYKVESPDVFIDKKGFDPSNPVGYLNSFEIRANRPTRFFMS; this is translated from the coding sequence ATGAGTTACACCCCAGATTGGACGCGACGAAAATTTCTTGAAGGCATGGGTGCCACCGCAGCAGGGATGGCATTATCTTCATGTGCAATTAGCGGCGATCGCTCTGCCAAAGGACTCACCGAAGAAGCTAGGGCTATCAAACAAATAGTAAACCCTGGCGATTTAGAAAAATCTGACATTACCGTTGGCTACGTTCCCGTTAATGACTGCGCGCCGTTTGCGATCGCATGGAAAAAAGGATTTTTCCGCAAATACGGCCTTAACGTCAAACTCGTCCGCGAAGCTAGCTGGGCAACCTCCCGCGACGGATTAATATTTGGGCGCACCGATGCCGCGCCTGTTGTCTCCGGAGCCGTAACTAATGCCAGAATCGGAGCCGAAGGCGCACGCCACGCCCCCATGTGTGCCGCTATGGTAATTCACCGTCACGGTAATGCCATGACGATGAACAAAGCTATGTGGGATTTTGGGTTGCGTCCCTGGCATGAGTACCAACAACAGTATGGCGATCGCGCTTTAGAAGAATTTGGTAAACAATTTAGAGCCTACTTTGACAGTCAACCACCAGAACAGAGAGTTTGGGCTGTTGTACTCAGTTCATCCATTTACGAATACTTCGTCCGCTATTTATCTGCCGCCGCCGGAGTCGATCCCCTCAAGGAATTTCGTGTCATCATCGTTCCCCCACCGCAGATGGTTAGTAACGTGCGGATTGGAGCAATGCAAGCCTACATGGTTGCAGAGCCTTGGAATACACGAGCCATTTACGAAAAAGCAACTACTGGCGAACAGGGAATCGGCTTTACCTTCGCTCAAGGTAAAGAAGTTTGGCTCGGACACCCAGACCGACTTTTGGGAGTGATGGAAGATTTCATCAACAAAAATCCCAAAACCTATAATTCGCTAGTTAAGGCAATGATTGAAGCGTGCCAGTATTGCAGCAAACCCGAAAACCGCCAAGAAGTTGCCACGCTACTTACCGAGCGCTCGTTTACGGGTGCAAAACCTAAAAAAGGCCCAGTGGATAAATTTACGCGCCCTGCAATTATGGGTGAATACAACTATGGGGGCTTTGATGGCAAAGACCGCACTATAAAATCAACTGACGGCACAATTTTCTTCGATATTCCTAACGGTATTCCCAAAGAGCCAGGAGAACATTCAACATTTCTCTGGCGCTCCAGAAGCATTTGGTTGATGACTCAAGCAGCTCGTTGGGGACAAATTAAGGAATTTCCTAAAAATGCCGAACAACTGGCAAGCAAAGGCTGGCGAACCGACCTCTATCGCAATATTGCCGCAGAAATGGGAATTGAGTGTCCTAAAGATGATTACAAAGTAGAATCACCTGATGTATTCATCGACAAAAAAGGCTTTGATCCCAGCAATCCAGTCGGCTATCTCAACAGTTTTGAAATTCGGGCGAACCGTCCTACTCGTTTCTTTATGTCTTAA
- the ntrB gene encoding nitrate ABC transporter permease: MILQLNLSAIAVAGQVAWKRAKPVIVRDVVILPALGFLGLILLWWMVALWRSDLMPTPAEALVANLDFILNPFYERGPGDLGIGWLLLASLRRVLIGFGLGALVAIPIGFLIGMSKPAMMALNPIIQILKPVSPLAWLPIALAIFNLADPSAIFVIFITSLWPTIINTALGVSSVSKDYLDVARVLEMPRWRRITKIIWPASLPYIFTGLRISLGIAWLVIVAVEMLTGGIGIGFFVWDEWSRLNLSSVFLAVLVIGLTGLLLDYAVGQLQALVTHRRPKAS, translated from the coding sequence ATGATATTGCAGCTGAATCTGTCTGCGATCGCTGTTGCTGGGCAGGTAGCCTGGAAACGAGCGAAACCTGTGATAGTCCGGGATGTAGTTATACTACCTGCACTTGGTTTTTTGGGGTTGATATTACTGTGGTGGATGGTAGCCTTGTGGCGAAGCGATTTGATGCCCACCCCAGCGGAGGCTTTAGTTGCCAATTTGGACTTTATTCTCAACCCGTTCTATGAACGCGGCCCCGGAGATTTGGGAATTGGATGGTTATTACTAGCCAGTTTGCGACGGGTATTAATTGGTTTTGGACTGGGTGCGCTGGTTGCAATTCCCATTGGTTTTCTGATCGGGATGTCTAAACCAGCGATGATGGCACTCAATCCCATAATTCAAATTCTGAAACCCGTATCGCCGCTAGCTTGGCTACCTATCGCCTTAGCCATCTTCAACTTGGCAGATCCCTCAGCAATTTTTGTTATCTTCATCACCTCCTTGTGGCCTACGATTATCAACACCGCACTGGGGGTTTCTAGCGTTTCCAAAGATTATTTAGATGTAGCGCGAGTGCTGGAAATGCCACGCTGGCGACGGATAACTAAGATTATTTGGCCTGCAAGTTTGCCATACATTTTTACTGGTTTGCGGATCAGCTTAGGTATTGCTTGGCTGGTGATTGTTGCTGTAGAAATGCTCACTGGCGGGATTGGAATCGGCTTCTTTGTTTGGGATGAATGGAGTCGCTTAAACCTGAGTTCCGTATTTTTAGCAGTACTGGTAATTGGCTTAACTGGGTTACTTTTAGACTACGCAGTTGGTCAACTTCAGGCTTTAGTGACTCACCGCCGTCCTAAAGCGTCTTAA
- a CDS encoding DUF1830 domain-containing protein translates to MLETLSPLASESYEQILCFYTNSTSQIQIARLTNIEKFSFEKIVFPGERLFFDAMPDAQLEIEKGMKGTTKLVDKIRCDLLRVYEKSSGME, encoded by the coding sequence ATGCTTGAAACACTTTCCCCTCTGGCTTCTGAATCCTATGAGCAAATTCTTTGCTTCTATACCAACTCTACTAGCCAAATTCAAATTGCACGCCTTACTAATATTGAAAAGTTTAGTTTTGAAAAAATAGTTTTTCCGGGAGAGCGTTTATTTTTTGACGCCATGCCAGATGCTCAACTTGAAATTGAGAAAGGCATGAAAGGAACTACAAAATTAGTCGATAAAATCAGATGCGATCTCCTGCGCGTTTATGAAAAGAGCAGTGGTATGGAATGA